Proteins from a single region of Candidatus Leptovillus gracilis:
- a CDS encoding (2Fe-2S)-binding protein yields MSETVTLTMNGRSLTVAAQTTILDAARQLGIEIPVICYHPHLTANGLCRVCSVEAGGRVQAAACVTACSEGMTVQTDSYAVHRTRRTILEMLAATVNLAEAPHILALLAEYGADAARFPDATRRESPIHDDNPFYRRDYNQCINCWRCVQVCAEDAQYAFALSFDSRGYHTTIGTFMGDGMTDTTCVFCGQCVGVCPTGALKPKRQALLEQGMNPDDIFYQTRLGKKKR; encoded by the coding sequence ATGAGCGAAACTGTAACATTGACAATGAACGGCCGTTCCCTCACCGTCGCCGCTCAGACCACCATTCTCGACGCCGCCCGACAGTTGGGCATCGAGATACCGGTCATCTGCTACCATCCACACCTGACAGCCAACGGGTTGTGCCGCGTCTGTTCGGTGGAAGCGGGCGGGCGTGTGCAAGCGGCCGCCTGTGTCACCGCCTGCAGCGAGGGCATGACGGTGCAAACAGATTCATATGCGGTCCACCGCACCCGGCGCACCATCCTGGAGATGCTGGCCGCCACGGTGAACCTGGCCGAGGCGCCACACATTCTGGCCCTGCTGGCCGAATACGGCGCGGACGCCGCCCGCTTCCCAGACGCCACCCGCCGCGAATCGCCCATCCACGACGACAATCCGTTCTATCGGCGCGACTATAACCAGTGCATCAACTGCTGGCGCTGCGTGCAGGTGTGCGCCGAGGATGCCCAATACGCTTTTGCCTTGAGCTTTGACAGCCGGGGCTACCACACCACCATCGGCACATTCATGGGCGATGGCATGACAGATACGACTTGTGTTTTTTGTGGGCAGTGTGTGGGCGTGTGCCCAACCGGGGCGCTGAAGCCCAAACGTCAGGCGCTTCTGGAGCAAGGCATGAACCCCGACGACATTTTTTACCAGACGCGACTGGGAAAGAAGAAACGATGA
- the malQ gene encoding 4-alpha-glucanotransferase, translating to MRFPRAAGVLVHPTSFPGRFGVGDFGGPAYEFVDFLVASKQSLWQVLPLGPTGYADSPYQCFSAFAGNPLLISPDKLVVDGYLPATAVHTVPPFPSHTVEYGAVIEYKNGLFRQVFAHFQQQGTPEQVAAFDQFCADNGFWLNDFALFMAVKQYHKDQDGGVWNTWPTDIAHREPQAMAAWSHQLADEIALHKFLQFLFFAQWLALKQYANERGVKIVGDIPIFVAFDSADVWGNPDLFYLKEDGSPAFIAGVPPDYFSATGQRWGNPLYRWEQMKATDYAWWVKRLQMTFLQADIVRIDHFRGFEAYWEIPAEEPTAVVGQWAKGPAADFFESMERQLGVLPIIAEDLGLITPEVVALRDRFDFPGMKILQFAFGGERNSGFLPHTFAANCVVYTGTHDNDTVLGWYASSSEAERDHFRRYMAVDGRNVAWDMMRMAHMSVGDTAVVMMQDLMRLGTEARMNFPGKVGGYWRWRYTADMLTPHITHALRELTVLYGREPLVIDD from the coding sequence ATGCGTTTTCCCCGTGCAGCGGGTGTCCTGGTACACCCCACATCTTTCCCCGGTCGTTTTGGCGTGGGCGATTTTGGCGGCCCCGCCTATGAATTTGTTGATTTTCTGGTAGCCAGCAAACAATCGTTGTGGCAGGTGCTCCCGCTGGGGCCAACCGGTTACGCCGATTCTCCTTACCAATGTTTTTCTGCCTTCGCCGGGAATCCCCTGCTTATCAGTCCAGACAAATTGGTGGTGGATGGTTATTTGCCGGCAACGGCCGTGCACACCGTCCCACCCTTCCCCAGCCACACCGTTGAATATGGCGCGGTAATCGAGTACAAAAATGGGCTGTTTCGGCAGGTGTTTGCCCATTTCCAACAGCAGGGCACGCCCGAACAAGTGGCCGCGTTTGATCAGTTCTGCGCCGACAATGGCTTCTGGCTGAACGATTTTGCCTTGTTCATGGCCGTCAAACAGTACCACAAAGATCAAGATGGCGGCGTGTGGAACACCTGGCCGACCGACATTGCCCACCGCGAACCGCAAGCGATGGCCGCCTGGTCACACCAACTGGCCGACGAAATCGCCTTACACAAATTTTTGCAGTTCCTTTTCTTTGCGCAATGGCTGGCGCTGAAGCAGTACGCCAATGAACGCGGCGTCAAAATTGTCGGCGATATCCCCATTTTTGTGGCCTTCGACAGCGCCGATGTGTGGGGCAATCCTGACCTGTTTTATCTAAAGGAAGATGGCTCGCCGGCGTTTATTGCCGGTGTGCCGCCGGATTATTTTAGCGCTACCGGACAGCGTTGGGGCAACCCGCTCTATCGCTGGGAGCAGATGAAGGCCACCGATTATGCCTGGTGGGTGAAGCGGCTGCAAATGACTTTCCTCCAGGCCGACATTGTGCGCATTGATCATTTTCGTGGTTTTGAAGCATATTGGGAGATTCCGGCGGAGGAGCCAACGGCCGTTGTTGGGCAATGGGCGAAGGGGCCGGCGGCCGATTTCTTCGAGAGCATGGAGCGGCAGTTGGGCGTGCTGCCAATCATTGCCGAAGATTTGGGTCTGATTACGCCGGAAGTGGTGGCCCTGCGCGACCGGTTTGATTTTCCCGGCATGAAAATTTTGCAGTTTGCCTTTGGCGGCGAACGCAACAGCGGCTTTTTGCCCCACACCTTTGCGGCTAACTGTGTTGTCTATACCGGTACGCACGACAACGACACAGTGCTGGGCTGGTATGCCAGTTCCAGCGAGGCTGAACGGGACCATTTCCGGCGCTATATGGCCGTAGACGGCCGTAACGTGGCCTGGGACATGATGCGCATGGCCCATATGTCGGTGGGGGATACGGCCGTGGTGATGATGCAAGACCTGATGCGCCTGGGCACTGAAGCGCGGATGAATTTCCCCGGTAAGGTCGGCGGCTATTGGCGTTGGCGCTACACGGCCGATATGCTGACGCCGCACATCACCCATGCTTTGCGGGAGCTAACGGTGTTATATGGGCGGGAGCCATTGGTGATTGACGATTGA
- a CDS encoding NAD(P)H-dependent oxidoreductase subunit E, with protein sequence MNGPLTDAVDLTLLEPVLARYHGRSRSALLPLLHEAQALYGWLPRDIQQAISRTLRVPLADVHGVVEFYTMFYNQPTARQVVRLCSDVACTLNGADDVATAVESKLGLKPGATSEDGRFTYERVPCLGMCEHAPNGLNGTRPAGNLTPAAVDAFLAGTHPEPEARLYGTTLLKLHRIGKIDPTSLKDYLAHDGYVGLRRAMGYTPEQIIQIMETSSILGRGGAMFPLGLKWKFTRAAPGHPAEKHVIANADESEPGTFKDRAVLEGDPYSLIEAMSLAAYVVGAANGWIFVRGEYPRAYQRLGHAVQRAQEEGYLGRNLFGRQGFHFDIEVRLGAGAYICGEETALFEAIEGKRGFPRIKPPFPTTHGLFQQPTVINNVETLIAALTVARVGVEEWLRFGTNESAGTKWFCLSGHVERPGLYELPFGVSIRELIAMGGGIRAGHEIQAVLIGGAAGVFVGPDKLDAALTYEDARLQAFPIGSGVVMVFDETADMRHVLYQLSHFFAHESCGKCFPCQIGTQRQMEILRRVAHSHTAQPGDRATLLDVGFTMTQTSLCGLGQTAASAITSAIKLWPELVAVQAVGAQGTQLPNRKHLRRNHKDSR encoded by the coding sequence GTGAATGGCCCTCTGACCGACGCAGTTGATTTGACTCTTTTGGAACCGGTGTTGGCGCGGTATCACGGCCGTTCCCGTTCCGCCCTTCTTCCCCTCTTGCACGAGGCCCAGGCCCTCTATGGCTGGCTGCCCCGCGACATACAACAGGCCATCAGCCGTACCCTGCGCGTCCCCCTGGCCGATGTGCATGGCGTGGTGGAGTTTTACACCATGTTCTACAACCAGCCAACGGCCAGACAGGTGGTGCGCCTATGCAGCGATGTGGCCTGCACGCTAAATGGGGCGGATGATGTGGCGACGGCCGTCGAAAGCAAATTGGGCCTAAAACCAGGCGCGACGAGCGAAGACGGTCGGTTCACCTACGAGCGCGTGCCCTGCCTGGGCATGTGCGAACACGCCCCCAACGGCCTAAACGGAACCCGACCAGCCGGCAACCTCACCCCTGCCGCCGTAGACGCCTTCCTGGCCGGAACCCACCCCGAACCCGAAGCCAGACTCTACGGCACAACCCTGCTCAAACTGCACCGCATTGGCAAAATTGACCCCACCAGCCTCAAAGATTACCTGGCCCACGATGGCTACGTCGGCCTGCGCCGGGCGATGGGCTACACGCCAGAGCAAATCATCCAGATTATGGAAACCAGCAGCATTTTGGGGCGCGGTGGAGCCATGTTCCCGCTGGGTCTCAAATGGAAATTCACCCGCGCCGCGCCCGGCCACCCGGCCGAGAAGCACGTCATCGCCAACGCCGACGAAAGCGAGCCGGGCACATTTAAAGACCGCGCCGTCTTAGAAGGCGACCCCTACAGCCTGATCGAGGCCATGAGCCTGGCCGCTTACGTCGTTGGCGCGGCCAACGGCTGGATTTTTGTGCGCGGCGAATACCCCCGCGCCTACCAGCGCCTCGGCCACGCCGTGCAGCGGGCGCAAGAAGAGGGCTACCTGGGGCGCAACCTGTTCGGCCGTCAGGGATTTCATTTTGACATTGAAGTGCGTCTGGGAGCCGGGGCCTACATCTGCGGCGAAGAGACAGCGCTGTTTGAAGCCATCGAGGGCAAGCGGGGCTTCCCACGCATCAAGCCACCCTTCCCCACGACACACGGTCTGTTCCAGCAGCCCACCGTCATCAACAACGTCGAAACGCTTATCGCCGCGCTCACCGTCGCCCGCGTAGGGGTGGAGGAATGGCTCCGTTTTGGAACCAACGAGTCGGCCGGTACAAAGTGGTTTTGCCTGAGCGGGCATGTAGAAAGGCCGGGCTTGTACGAACTACCTTTTGGCGTCTCCATCCGCGAGCTGATTGCCATGGGCGGCGGCATACGCGCCGGGCACGAGATTCAGGCGGTGTTGATTGGCGGGGCAGCCGGCGTGTTTGTGGGACCAGATAAGTTGGATGCAGCGTTGACCTATGAAGACGCGCGGCTGCAAGCCTTCCCCATTGGCTCCGGGGTGGTCATGGTGTTCGACGAAACGGCCGATATGCGCCATGTTCTCTACCAACTGAGCCACTTCTTCGCCCATGAAAGCTGCGGTAAATGCTTCCCCTGCCAGATCGGCACGCAGCGCCAGATGGAAATCTTGCGCCGCGTCGCCCACTCCCACACGGCCCAGCCCGGCGACCGGGCAACCTTGTTGGATGTGGGCTTCACCATGACCCAAACGTCGTTGTGTGGTTTGGGGCAAACGGCCGCTTCAGCCATCACTAGCGCCATCAAATTGTGGCCGGAACTGGTCGCTGTCCAAGCAGTTGGCGCGCAAGGCACTCAATTGCCCAACAGAAAACACCTTCGCCGCAACCATAAGGATTCACGATGA